The genomic window ctccctcccctccgaTCCAACCCGCACCGAGATggcccgcccgcccgccgccgcgaaCCTCAAGCGCAAGCggaagcgccgccgccgccccaaggcTGGCAAGGGCGCGGCCACCGACTTGCCCGACTTCTTCTCCAACCTCCCCGACGACGTCGTGCTCGCCATCGCCAACCGCCTCCCGACCCGCCTCGCCGTCACGCTCTCCGTCCTCGCCCGCCGCTTCCGCCACCTCCCCACCCTCTACACCCGCCTCGACTCCCTCAGGTTCTCCGGGCCGGCCTCCCCGGTCCCGCTGCCCGCCGGCCAGCCCAAGCTCCTCCGCCGCCTCGACATCGCCCCGCCCAAACGAATCAAGCCCTCAGCCCTCCGCCACGTCATCAACGCCGCCGCCAACCACGGCCTCTCCGAGCTCGCCGTCCGCCTGCACCGCCGCGTCTGCCTGCCCAAGAAGGTCTTCGCCATCCGCTCTCTCGCCGTGCTATCCCTCAACACCTGCAGCGTGCCGCCCCTCCCCGCCGTCGCCTGCGCCCGCCTCCGGACGCTCAAGCTCCACCGCGTCTACATCAAACAGGTGGTCCTCACCGCCATCCTCTCCGCGGCGACCGGGCTCCACACGCTGGAGATGGTACACTGCACGGGCTTGGACGCCGGATGCACGGTGGAGTCGTTGACCGTGAGGAGCTTCTTGTTCATGCCCAACGTGAAGCAGCGGCAGGTCACGCTGAGAGCGCCGGGGCTGAGGACAATCACGCTTCACACGCGACCCAAGACGCAGAAGGTGCACCTGGAGCCTTCGCCGGATGTCAGCAAGGCATACCTGCACGTCGCCAAGTCCCAGGAAAAGGTTCTCTTCAGGATGCGGCCGTTCTTGGATGCTGCCACAGGGCTAGCTTCCCTCACGCTCAGAGGCATTGCTGTGAAGGTGAGCTCTCTCGCATCCATCGATCTCTATCAGCTGTTACTGCAGTGTTAATTTGTCTAGATCTGGAGTAGGTTGCTGTCCAATTGTTCACAATACTGGTTATGATACGTGGAAGAATATGCATAGTAGATGAACGGAAGCATCAACCAGGCTACGTGTTCCTTGGTAACATTACAGTGTGTTTGCCTTGTGACAAGTCAATGATTCATGTAGTTCAAGCTGCAAAACTAAGTGATCAATTAGTATAACCTTAGGAAGGACCTCCCTGGATTTGATCCATGAAAACTTGATTTTAGGAAGGACAGTGTAGTTCGACCGTAACTTAGTAGGATCATCATATCTGATAATTTTGTAGTTACAATGAAGTTACTTATAATACTTTGTATGGTGAATTGGTTCTTATGTGTGTGGCAATGCATGGTGCTGATAAAGATCTGTCACTGATTCTTATAAATATGAGAAAGACAACTCAAGTACTTGTGTTATGTACTCCCTccctttctaaatataagtctttttagagatttcaatatggactacatacggatgtatatagatatatttagagtgtagattcactcattttgcttcgtatatagtctGTAATGGATtctctaaaaagtcttatatttaggaacggagtgagTAGCAATTTGTAGATTCCAGGAAAACAAGGAGTTGCTTGAGTCGGAACATAACGAGTGGTTGAAGTCACGCACTACTTAACGCTTCTATTTCGACGTGGGTTTGGGTCTAACCTAAACAATTAAACATGCATAGCTTAATTTTATCTCATCTGCAGATTGAGTTCTTACCTCATTTCTATATTCgtattttattcctttgcagttgTTAGCTGGTGAATATAAAGATATTGCAAAGTTGCCAATTACATTTGAAGGGTTGAGGATATTGTCAGTGAGCTTAGATTTCTCGCGTGAATCAGAAGCTGTTTTCCTGGTGAAGCTGCTTCAGAGCTGTCCTAGCCTACAGCAGTTGACCGTCTCGGTATGCATCTTATCATCTACGGGTTTCAGTTCATTGAGAgatgtattattattattattattattattattattattaacacACCCTACTTCATGCTAGGCTGCTGAAAATAAGAAGACAGAGGCGTCCTTTAGTTTTGCTGATCACAAGAAGATGCTTGCAAAGGCATCATGCCTAACTAATAGCCTGTTGAAGATCAAGTTTCTTGGGTTCAAGTCTGGAGAATATGAGAAGGACCTCCTCGTTTTCCTATTAAATCGAACCAATAAGCTGAAGAAGATTGGGGTGCAGTTTCCAGAAAGCGAAGAAGCCGCTGTGAAGTGGGCTTTAACTGTGAGGCCAGCCCCAATCGAGAGAAGATCTACTCTGTTCAACAAGGGCTACCTGCAGTTGGAGTATACTCGATAGCTTACACGATAGGCAGACACCACATGTTTTCAGTTTCGCTGCACATACTTGCTTTTGGTAGAACTTTTGTCCTTGACTTGTGGACATGGCACGGGCGTGATGGTTGCAATCTCGAGTGGTTGGGTTCAACCCAGATTATTCTTTACATAGCTAGGTGAAGTTAGAACAGAGTTTGAGAGAGATATATGAAAAGAGCAGAGAATATCTGGGTTGTGTAATAGGTTGCACAGGAACAGGAGATGAGTTTTACTTGTGTGTCGTAATGAAACCTCAGTTGCTTTATTGCTtcctttatactccctccgtttggaattacttgtctaggaaatggatgtatctagaactaaaatactctagatacatccatttcaacgacaagtaattccgaacggagggagtagtacagtagTTCTCAACAGTTGGCATAATGTTACACACAGGTACTCCCTCctttcggaattacttgtcgcgaaaatggatgcatctagacgtattttagttctagatacaatcatttccgagacaagtaatttcgaacggagggagtagtacatttgcACTAAACATGCATGTCATACAGCAACACAAGTACAAAGGGCTGCTGCTCCAGAGCCTGGGCTGTGTGGTGATTACTGTGAAGATTTCGCATAGACCGTGTGCTCGTATTTGCCGCTCCACCTGTACGTTGGTGACATTGGAAGAGTATAAACTGTCTATGCTAGGTGTCTGAAATTCAAACAGCGAAAAAGTTTTGGTGGACTCAGTCACCTGTTGGAATCATCAGATGGGACTTGGAGCTCATGTCCTGAGCTGAATGGTTTGAAAACACGGTCAATGTCTTCATTCTTCACCTCTTCAATGGTTGCAGGACTCCACTGTTGAGATTGTATGTAAACCTATTTAGGCCCCAGTTGAAGAACAGATGCGAGAAAAATATGTATTGagagaggggagggagagagagacctTAGGTGCATTGTCTTTGTCGATGCTCAGAGCTCTAATACCCTATCATCATGAAACAAAATTG from Triticum aestivum cultivar Chinese Spring chromosome 3B, IWGSC CS RefSeq v2.1, whole genome shotgun sequence includes these protein-coding regions:
- the LOC123070794 gene encoding F-box protein At5g03100, giving the protein MARPPAAANLKRKRKRRRRPKAGKGAATDLPDFFSNLPDDVVLAIANRLPTRLAVTLSVLARRFRHLPTLYTRLDSLRFSGPASPVPLPAGQPKLLRRLDIAPPKRIKPSALRHVINAAANHGLSELAVRLHRRVCLPKKVFAIRSLAVLSLNTCSVPPLPAVACARLRTLKLHRVYIKQVVLTAILSAATGLHTLEMVHCTGLDAGCTVESLTVRSFLFMPNVKQRQVTLRAPGLRTITLHTRPKTQKVHLEPSPDVSKAYLHVAKSQEKVLFRMRPFLDAATGLASLTLRGIAVKLLAGEYKDIAKLPITFEGLRILSVSLDFSRESEAVFLVKLLQSCPSLQQLTVSAAENKKTEASFSFADHKKMLAKASCLTNSLLKIKFLGFKSGEYEKDLLVFLLNRTNKLKKIGVQFPESEEAAVKWALTVRPAPIERRSTLFNKGYLQLEYTR